TCCTTGATCGTCTCGCGGGCTTTGGACACCGTCCACTTGGCGGGGTCGGGAGCGGAGCCGGCGGGCCCGTCGAATTCGTCATGGAATATGTACGGGCCTGTTGCACCGCTGGGAGCTGCCTGAGCCTTCGGAGCGGGGGTTGCCCCGAGGGCGGCCGCTCCGGACATCAGGCCCGCCATCAACAGCATGCGGCGACGATCAATCTCGAGCATTAGCAAGGGACCCTAGCAGCCACGGCGAGGCCATTAAAAATTCCCGAAAATTCCCGAAATTCACCAGCAGCTATCCGGCCGCCGGCGGCCTGGTCATGAACGTCAGCCGATGGCCGTATGCGGGCGTTTTGCGGCCGTTGCCGGCATTGAAGAACTGGCCGAACGGGGGGGCCACCGGGGTGTTGCCGGCCGCCGCACCCGCCGACGTAGTTTCCAGAGCCGCGGGGATCGAGGTGGCGTTGCCGATTGCGGTGGCGCTCTGCCCGGTCGCGGTACTCACCGAGGAAGTCCAGCTTGCCGGCACCGACAATCCGCTCAGTGGAACCGCCCGGCCCAACCCCGCGGTCACGCTGCCGACCTTCGTCCCGAGGTTGGCACCGGCCGCCCCCGCGGCCTGAGCCGCCCCTTCGGCCGCTTTGGCGGCGGGAGCCAGGTTGTTCATGAAGTTGGTGATCGCGATCGATCCGCTGCTGGCCTGCCCGAAAGCCTGCCCCGACTGGAATACCGCGGTGATAGTAGAGACGTAGGGGGAGAGGTACTTGCTGTAGAGCGGAACGATGTCGTCCAGCGGCGTGTTGGCGATCAGCCACTGGTCGATCGCGGTGCCGTTGATCGGCGTGGACAGAGTCTTGAGCAGGTCGGCAACCCTGGGGTTCAGCTGCGAGCCGACATTCATCAAGTTGCCGAACACGTTGTTGTACTGACCCTTGAAGGCGGCGATGGCCTGGTCCGCCAGCTGATAGGGATTGGCCACCTCGGCCGGCTCCGGCAACTCCCCGAACTGGGTCGCCGCCGCTGCGCTGCCCGCGTAGTTGTACATCGCCGCGGCATCCTGAGCCCAGAACTCCGCGTACAGAGCCTCGGTCGCGGCGATCGCCGGGGTGTTCTGCCCCAGGAAGTTAGTTGCGACCAGTGCCGCCAGCAGTGCGCGGTTGGCCGCGATCACGGGCGGCGGGATCGAGGCCGCGAACGCGGCCTCGTAGGCGGCGGCGGCGGCGAAGGCCTGACTCGCCGCCTGCTCGGCTTCTGCCGCGCTGCTGTCCAGGAAGGCGACGAAGGGCGTCGCCGCCGTGAGCATCGCCGCTGACGCCGGTCCCAGCCATGGACCGCTGGTCAGCTCGGAAATCGCCAACCGATGGCCCGACGCCGCAGCCTGCAGGTCGGCGGCCAGTCCACTCCACGCCGCGGCGGCGGCCAGCATCGGGCCTGCCCCCGGACCGGTGTATATGCGGCCCGAGTTGACCTCGGGCGGCAATAAGCCGTAATCAACCATTACGTGTGCTGAGTCGTTGCGGCCGTTATCCGGCGGCCGGTGGTTTGGCCATCACCGACGGCTTGAACCCGTAGGTCGGCTGGTTGCGGCCATAACCTCCGTTGACGAACTGCCCGAACGGCGGGGCCATCGGGAAGCTGTTGCCCTCGGCGGCGGCCGGAATCGCGGTGGCAATCCCCGGGTTGGTGGTGGCGTGCCACGGCACCCAGTTCGCCGGCGCCGACAAGCCACCGATCGGTATCGCCTTGCCCAGGCCCGCGGCCACGCCCCCGAGGTTGCCGGCGGCGCCCGCCGCGGCCTGCCCGGCGCTCGCCGCGGCGGCGCCGGCGGCCGATGCCGCACCCTCGGCCGCCTTGGCCGCTGAAGCGGCGGGTTTGGCGAAGTTGGCCATTGCGGTCAGACCATTGCTGACCTGGCCGAAGGACTGCGTCGACTGGATCATCGCCGCCAGGGAGTTGACGTAGGGGGAGAGGTACTTGCTGTAGAGGGACACCACATCATCCAGCGGGGTGTTGTCCACCAGGAATTTGTCGATCGCCGTGCCGTTGATTGGCGAAGACAGCGTCTTCAATACGTC
This genomic stretch from Mycobacterium paragordonae harbors:
- a CDS encoding PPE family protein, whose product is MVDYGLLPPEVNSGRIYTGPGAGPMLAAAAAWSGLAADLQAAASGHRLAISELTSGPWLGPASAAMLTAATPFVAFLDSSAAEAEQAASQAFAAAAAYEAAFAASIPPPVIAANRALLAALVATNFLGQNTPAIAATEALYAEFWAQDAAAMYNYAGSAAAATQFGELPEPAEVANPYQLADQAIAAFKGQYNNVFGNLMNVGSQLNPRVADLLKTLSTPINGTAIDQWLIANTPLDDIVPLYSKYLSPYVSTITAVFQSGQAFGQASSGSIAITNFMNNLAPAAKAAEGAAQAAGAAGANLGTKVGSVTAGLGRAVPLSGLSVPASWTSSVSTATGQSATAIGNATSIPAALETTSAGAAAGNTPVAPPFGQFFNAGNGRKTPAYGHRLTFMTRPPAAG